The genomic stretch TGGAGAGCGGGGTGGACGGGCTGCGCCTCAATCCCGGCAACATCGGCGTGCGCTGGAAAGTGGAGGAAGTGGTGCGGGCCTGCGCCGAGCGCCAGGTGCCGATCCGCATCGGCGTCAACGGCGGTTCGCTGGAGAAGGAGCTGCTCGAGAAATACGGCCACCCCACCGCCGAGGCGATGGTCGAGAGCGCCCTGGGGCACATCCGCCTCCTCGAGGACCTCGGCTACCGGGAGATCAAGGTCAGCCTCAAGGCCTCCGGCATCCGCCGCACCGTCGAGGCCTACCGGCTGCTGGCGCGCCAGGTCGACTATCCCCTGCACATCGGCATCACCGAGGCCGGCACCACCTGGAGCGGCACGGTGAAGAGCGCCGTCGGTCTCGGAACGCTTCTCTACGAGGGGCTCGGCGACACCCTGCGCGTCTCGCTCACCGGCGATCCGGTCGAGGAGGTCAGGGTCGGCTGGGAGATACTCAAGAGCTTGGAGCTGCGTGAGCACGGCCCGGTCTTCGTCTCCTGCCCCACCTGCGGCCGCTGCCAGATCGACCTGATCGGCGTTGCCGAGGAGGTGGAACAGCGTCTGCACGATCTGCCGAGGAAGATCACCGTGGCGGTCATGGGGTGCGTGGTCAACGGCCCCGGCGAAGCTCGCGAGGCGGACGTCGGCATCGCCGGCGGCAAGGGGCAGGGACTGCTCTTCCGCAAAGGGGAGGTGGTGCGCAAGGTGCCCCAGGAACAACTCGCCGATGCCCTGGTGGAAGAGGCGTGGAAGCTGGTGCGGGAGCTGGAAGCGTAGGCGTTCCCGCAGAGGGGGAGGGAGGGGATGGCCGTGAATGTCTGTACGATCAGGCTGACCATCGACAGTGACCTCGCCGAGGTGCGTCAGGTCCGCCGCGCCCTCTCGGTGCTGGTCGGCGAAGGTCCCCTGTCGCCCGAGGAGTGGTACCAGGTCAAGGTCTGCATCGCCGAGGCGGTCAATAACGCCATCATCCATGCCTACGGCCGGCAGGGCGGACACCCGGTAGAGGTGGAAGTCGAGCGACTGGCCGACCGGGTCGTCTGCCGCATCGCCGACTTCGGCAAGCCGATGCCGGCAGGGGTATTGCAGCAGAAGCCGCAGCTCGACTACTGCCCGAAGGATGTTGCGAGGCTGCCGGAAGGAGGGATGGGGCTCTACATCATGCACCAGGTCATGGACCGGGTGGAGTACGAATCGAAAAACGGCCGCAACGTCCTGATCCTGACCAGGCTCGCTCGCAGAGACGAAGCCGGGCCGGAAGCCTGACGCCAGCAAATTCCCAGCCGGCGAAGGTGGCCGGGGGAGACACGTCGCTATCGTTCCACGCCCTTACCGGCCGGCACCGCGCGCTTGAACGCCCAGGCCTCGATCTTCTTGATCTGCTCGGCCATGGTCACCGAGAGCGGGACGGTGCGGCTGATCGCCTCCATCAGATCCTGCTGGATCATCTCCCGCCCCAGGGCGAGGGCCTCGAAGGCGGCGCTCGCCACCGCCTGCTCGATCTCGGCGCCGGAGAACCCCTTGGCAGAATGAGCGAGCATGGAAGGGGCGAAGGCGGCCGGGTCGAAGCCGCACTTCTGCAGGTGGATGCGGAAAATCTCCTCCCGTTCGCTGAGCCCCGGCAGGGCGACGTAGAAAATCTCGTCGAAGCGTCCTTTGCGCAGCACCTCGGCGGGAAGCATCTCGATGGCGTTGGCGGTGGCGGCGACGAAGACGGGGTTGCGCCGCTCCTGCATCCAGGTGAGGAAGTAGCCGAGTACCCGCGAAGCCGGCCCCCCCTCGGCCTTAAACCCCTGGTTGGAGATGCCGGACTCCATCTCGTCGATCCAGAGGACGCAGGGGGCGAGCGCCTCGGCGGTCTTGCAGGCCTTGCGCAGCGAGCTCTCGGGGGTGCCGAAAGTTCCCTCGTAGACCGTCGCCATGTCGAGGCGGATGAGGGGCAGCCGCCAGCGGGCGGCGATCGCCTTGACGAAGAGGCTCTTGCCGCAGCCGCTGATCCCCATCATCAGCACCCCGCGGGGCAGGTTGCGCCCTTCGGTGAAACCGGCGGCGCCGAAGGCCCTCTCCCGCTTCTCCATCCAGGCCTTGAGGTTCTCCATCCCCCCTACCTGCTCAGGCCGGATGTTGTTCTCGACGAATTCCATGATTCCGCTCTTGCGCAGGATCTGCTTCTTGTTCTGGTGCAGCGAGCCGACCACCTCCTCGAGTCCCGCGCCTCGGGTTACCCGGGCCAGGCGCAGGGCGCGTTCGATGTCGAGCAGGTCGAGCCCCTGGGCGGCGACGGTCAGGTGGGAGAGACTCTGCTCGTCGGGGAGCAGCTCGCGCAGGAAGTAGTCCTTTTCCTGTTTCGCCTCGAGCCAGGCGCGGATCTCTTCCCGGTCGGGCAGTCCGTGGTCGAGGAGCAGAAAATCCTCGCGCAGTGTCGGCGGGATATCCGGCTCGGCGCCGATGAAGACCAGGGTCTTGCCCGCCGGCCGGCGCACGGCGGCGAAATCCTTGAGGGTGCGCTGGATGAAGGGGCTGTCGAGCCAGAACCAGTGGAGATCCTTGAAGATGAAGATGCCGTGTCCCTCCTGCTCGACGGCCCAGCGCAGGGCGGTCAGCGGGTCTTCGGTCCCCTCCTGGCCGGGGAAGCCGCCGACGCAGCTCCACACGCGGGGGACCGGCATCCCCTTGATACCGTAGAGGGCCGCCCGGGTGATGAGGAATTCGGTGCGGCTCTCGTTGTCGGTGGTGATGTAGATCAGCGGCGTTCCGGCCGCCACCTGCCGGCTCAGGCTGGCCTGGTTCAGTTCTTCCTGCATGGGGACTCCTGCGGGCGGGATGTCCGGCGGAGAGTTCCGGCGGAGTGACGTATTATTAAACCATTTTGTCGACAGAAGTCCAATGTTTGCTTTGCCCGTGGGCGACAACTCCCCTTGCAATTCGGGTTGAAATACGCTAGTTTTCAGTCTCGTTTGCCGGCTGGCCCGCCCTAGTCGCCCAATCCCCTCTGTCGAGGTTCTTCCATGCGCTACTCGCACTATCTGCTGAACACCCTCAAGGAAACCCCCGCCGACGCTGAGGTGATCAGCCATCAGCTCATGATGCGCGCCGGCATGATCCGCAAGGTCGCCGCCGGCATCTACAACTACCTGCCACTCGGCCTGCGCTCGATCCGCAAGGTGGAGCGCATCGTCCGCGAGGAGATGGACCGCTCCGGAGCGATCGAACTGCTCATGCCGATGGTCGTTCCCGCCGAGCTCTGGCAGGAATCGGGGCGCTGGGAGCAGTACGGCAAGGAGTTGCTGCGCTTCAAGGATCGCAAGGAGGCCGACTTCTGCCTCGGGCCCACGCACGAGGAGGTGATCACCGACATCGTGCGTCGCGAGGTCAAGTCGTACCGCCAGGTTCC from Desulfuromonadales bacterium encodes the following:
- the ispG gene encoding flavodoxin-dependent (E)-4-hydroxy-3-methylbut-2-enyl-diphosphate synthase, which translates into the protein ESGVDGLRLNPGNIGVRWKVEEVVRACAERQVPIRIGVNGGSLEKELLEKYGHPTAEAMVESALGHIRLLEDLGYREIKVSLKASGIRRTVEAYRLLARQVDYPLHIGITEAGTTWSGTVKSAVGLGTLLYEGLGDTLRVSLTGDPVEEVRVGWEILKSLELREHGPVFVSCPTCGRCQIDLIGVAEEVEQRLHDLPRKITVAVMGCVVNGPGEAREADVGIAGGKGQGLLFRKGEVVRKVPQEQLADALVEEAWKLVRELEA
- a CDS encoding ATP-binding protein, which codes for MAVNVCTIRLTIDSDLAEVRQVRRALSVLVGEGPLSPEEWYQVKVCIAEAVNNAIIHAYGRQGGHPVEVEVERLADRVVCRIADFGKPMPAGVLQQKPQLDYCPKDVARLPEGGMGLYIMHQVMDRVEYESKNGRNVLILTRLARRDEAGPEA
- a CDS encoding AAA family ATPase, whose protein sequence is MQEELNQASLSRQVAAGTPLIYITTDNESRTEFLITRAALYGIKGMPVPRVWSCVGGFPGQEGTEDPLTALRWAVEQEGHGIFIFKDLHWFWLDSPFIQRTLKDFAAVRRPAGKTLVFIGAEPDIPPTLREDFLLLDHGLPDREEIRAWLEAKQEKDYFLRELLPDEQSLSHLTVAAQGLDLLDIERALRLARVTRGAGLEEVVGSLHQNKKQILRKSGIMEFVENNIRPEQVGGMENLKAWMEKRERAFGAAGFTEGRNLPRGVLMMGISGCGKSLFVKAIAARWRLPLIRLDMATVYEGTFGTPESSLRKACKTAEALAPCVLWIDEMESGISNQGFKAEGGPASRVLGYFLTWMQERRNPVFVAATANAIEMLPAEVLRKGRFDEIFYVALPGLSEREEIFRIHLQKCGFDPAAFAPSMLAHSAKGFSGAEIEQAVASAAFEALALGREMIQQDLMEAISRTVPLSVTMAEQIKKIEAWAFKRAVPAGKGVER